The window AAGAATAATGCCGTTGGGTTTCTTCTTCATAGGCTATGATGGGTTCATTGATATCATTGTATCCTGTGATGGTGATCGGTATTTTACACCTGGCGGTTGGTCGATACTTCATGCCTTTCCTTTCTTCTAGCCAATATTTCAAGTCTTTTTCATCGATTCTATATTTGCTAGTGTCCGGATTGTTAAGCTTTTTGAGAAGGGTTCTCCTAGATATTCTTAGCTCTTCTATCTTATAAGTAAGGAATATGTCCTTAATAAAATTTTCTACAACCGCATCCAGTCTTGCTTTAGTCGTTTGGGCTATTTTCCGCTGTTGCTCTGTTTCAAAATCCTTAGGGTCAAACCATAGCCTGTCTACTTTTTTATGAAATATTTTCCTTTTATTAAGAAAGTCAATCCATGCCGGCATTTCGGCTTTTAGCTTATCATCCAGATTTGGATCCTTCACCTCTGATTTTTTGACCTTGACCACAAACCACCGTGTATCCTCTTCCTCCATTTTCATAAGGTTATCCGCATCATTGGAGCAGATAATAAGGTGTCCGAAATAGGGAATTGGCTTTACGTCTATGCCTTTGAGCTCAAGAAATATTTCTTTGGCTGTTACCATCTGCTTTAAGCGCTCTCGCTCGGACTTCTTGTCCACATCCAAAAAGCCTTCATCCAATCCTATGATAAACTTGGATGCCCAGTGGGCATTAAAGTTCTTTTTAAACTGCTCATTGTTTAGCACTGTGCCATTGCCGGTGTACACCATGCAAAGCCATTCCAGGAAGGTACTTTTTCCGGTTCCTTGCTCTCTGGAAACCAGACAAGGGACAAATGTCTTTTGGGTAGGGTGTTGGTGAAGGATGGTAAGGTAATCCATGGCTACAGTGAACTGGTCCCCTTTATAGGCTTCCTCCTGATAGCATTTGTTTTGTTCGTCGTACCAAATCTTACCTTCTCCTTGAAACAAATGCTTGATAAAACCAAGGGTCACGTCTACTCTTCCCGGCTTTGGGTCCCAATGCAGCGGTTCCATTAGATTATAGCATCCATAGACAGTTCTTTTGTATTCCTTTTGGTCCCAGCATGGCAGTGAAAAGAAACCATCATAGCGTGGAATGTCCCTGTTTACCATCTGTTCTGCAATGTATTTCGGGTAATCTCTTTTGATCTCCGTTACACTCCATTTTTCTATGCGCTCCTCTGGTATACCTCTGTGATTTGGTAATACCACTCGTTTCACCCAGTTGATGCCTATTCTTGCAAATCTGTCTGACTCAGCAGATTTCACATATTTCAGTTCCTCACCAGTCCACTCATATTTTATTTTCTTGAAGATAAATGGCCGGCTACCTATGTATTCTTTATAAAGCGTATAGAATGTCTCTTTATTAAGGAGACCAAAATGTTTGTCCACGGTGCTTGCCTGTCCATCATTGAGGATGATCCCATCAAAATAAGTCTTGGCAAAATGGAAGCTCATAAGGTCATCCATTATTTCTTTTTGCTTTGCAGGAATCTGCATCAGCAAGTCATCAATCCCTTTGGCCTCATCATTAAATTTAGCCTTAAGGTGCATAAAGTATACATTGCTTAAGTCTACACTCTGATCTTCTAGCAGCAGGTGCAAGCTGTTTCTAAAATTCTTGACTGCAGTTGCAAAACTAGCAGTACGCACACTCAGGTCTTTATCTTCTTTCCACTTCAATGTAAGTGTATCAGCATCGAGTAGCATCACTATATTTCTTACCCGGCATTCAAGGATTATTTGCTGGATGATTTCATTGATTTCCTTTTTGTGGTTGTAATCCCCGGCGTAAAAACCGTGTATTCCCGGCAAGCCAATAAATTCAACAGCCTTCATTTGTTCATCGGCTGATTTTACCATATAGGATTTGAAAGCTTTTATTTCACCTTCTATCAGTACCAATGTTTCTATTTGCTCTTGGTTCACATACTTATGGATCACTCCCGGAGTGAGATATGGAACTAAGGGGCTGCCTTTATCTTGGTGGTATTTTTTTGTTAGGGTTTTACCCTCTTTTTCGTAGGTTTCTTCCTTTGCTAGTCTTGTGCGGTGGAAGTTTTGGGGCCATTTATTGTTGCCTTTTTTCCACGTGATATTGTTACCATTTGGGAGGTAATAGTTAATCTGTATGCCTTTTTCATTGGATTCAAAGGCCTTTTTTTGTTTTGTCTCCGCTGTTTTTTCATATCCACCTTCTATGGATTTATACACAGGAGTGGTTATGGTGTTGACATCGTCTGTCACTCCCAGTTTCCTAAGGCGCTCGTTAAAATAATTTTCTACTTCCTGTGTTGGCATGAGTGTTATGAATGATTTAGTATGTCCGTCAATCTGTTTAAATCGAACGTTAGTTCAGCTCTGGCATCCTCCATTTTTTTTCTTTCCAGGTCTTCAATATTTCTGACATATTGAAGCTTATTGGTGATAGATTGAATTTTATCCTCCAGCATCATGATGTCTATCATCATAATTTTTTTGCCGGGCATCTCTGATGGCTGTGTCGATTTGGTTGAGGGCTGATCTACTTGCAGACAGTAGTTCATATCTTCTTTTTTTGAGCGCATTGATTCTCCTGACTTTTGTTTGGTGGTCATATTCTATGGTTTTATTAGCTGTTTTAGCCGTTGCTATAAGTGATTTAAGGTGTGTGGTCATGGCTTTATATTGGTTAAGATGGGTAATAGGATAGATTGCCTTTTGATTTTTTCTATCATTAGTTGGTAACCTCTGTCTTGAATCTGCCGGTAAATTTTCAAAGCAGATATCCAGTCTTTGAATACACAGTTGACCCAGAAATCACATTCTAAGCTAATTAGAAGCTGGTCTTTTGGCCAATGTTCCTTATATCTCGGTATATCTTTGTCCAGATAGACAGATGGGGAGTGGATAATACCTTTTGATCTGAGAATTATTTCTTCTATTTCCTGATGGCTACATTTCCCTTCTTTGACTCTGGTAAGTTTTTCTTCCCAGTCGAAGTATTCTATTCCTATTGATCTTGCATAGGAATGTTCATAAGCCTTCATTTTTGTCCTTAACTCAAGGTCTGTCCAATACCTGTGGTAATCTGGATAGGATGTAGCGGAATTTTTCACAGTGTTGATTATTCCGCAAATCGCGGCAATGCAACCTGCCAATACACCTATCCCTACCAAAAACAGGTAGGTCAATTCAATTGGATGGGCTAATTCATGTCCGTATAACATGTTTTTGGGATTTATAGGATTAAAGTTTGAGAAAGGGAAGTCAATTTTAAGCCGACACATCAAATAATGTAGGGACTGATCTTTTATAGGCAAATTCCCTCAAGTACTGACAGCTGTCAGCCCAGTATAGGTCATGAAGCTCAGTTGATTCTCCTTTTCGGCCTAATGTCACTGATCTCAAAACAGTGCTCCCTATCCCTCCAAAAGGATCATAAATCAATTCGCCCGGATTAGAGTACCGCTCTATGGTTCTGTCTATGATGTCAAATTGCAGCGGACATACGTGCTGTTCTTTCTTTTTGAGTGCCTGAGAAGCATTCAGGGTTTTCATCCTATTCACATCATCCCACACCATGTCATTTTGTAGGTGGACCCATGGAGCCATTGCCATAAATGAGGAAGGTAGCTTGCCCATTCCGTCCAGTTGCTCACATAACTTTACATGCTCATTGAATTCATAAGGACTATTTCTCAGGTAATCTTTCCACCACTTGCCGATTTTGCCCAAATCATATTTTCTGAGTTCATCAGGGTTGAGCATCCTGTGTCCATTTGATCTCCATAGACTGTGAGCATCCAATTGCCACCTGCCCCTGCTGTATTTTTCCTTTGATTTGGTTACCGGTATATCTGCATAGGCATTGGAAGTATCTGTAGGTGGCTTTCGGAAGATTAGCAAATACTCTGGCGAACCTGCCCCCATCTTGGTGCCGTCTTTGCTGTTTTCTGTCCAGCCAAGCCGGTAGGTCTGATTGTTTTCTCTTACCACGTCCGTTACTATATAGTGCTCCCCAAGCAGGAAAAAACCGTGTTTTTCAAAATTCCGAACTACTTGACCTCTGAAATCTATCAGTGAGGTAAAGCCAACACCGTTTTGGTAGGAAAACTGGATCCTGTTTTTGACATGGATTGCAGCAATTCGCCCGGGCTCTAGCGTTCTGTACATTTCCGGTACCAGGAAATCGCATTGTTTGAAAAATTCATCATTTCCATTGTTATGACCGAAGTCTTGGTAGAGTTCGCAGTACTCATATTGGTCTGAAAATGGAAAAGAACTTACAAAGAGCTGTATGGAATTACTTTTTCGTCCGGCAAGCTCTACCACGGCATCGTTTCTGATAAGCTTAAAGTCTTCACCTGCATATTCTTTTCTCTCGATGGCCGTGCTTCTTTTTAGAATTTCGATATTCCCGGAATGATCAAGCCCATATTTTCGCATAAGCTTGGTCATTCTTAAACACATCTCATCATGTTGCTTCCACTTCCTTTCGAGGTCTTTAAGTATCTTCAGCTCAGCATCTGTATAGATCAGGTGGATGTTTACTGCCTTATACTGTCTGAATCTTTGAATCCTATGGATGGCCTGAATAAAATCTTTAAACTTCCACCCGATACCTAAAAATATAGCATCTGCACAATGTTTCTGAAAGTTGCAACCAGATCCTGCGATGGATGGTTTGGTGAGGAGATACTGGTATTCCCCGTTTTTAAATCCATTGAGGTATTCTTCCTTGATGTCATTCTTTTGACTACCATAGACAGATTTATAATTCTTACCCTTCATCAAGGCTTCCAAGGCCTTGCGCTCATTTTCCAGATCGTGCCAAATGATAAAATGCTTTTTTGGTTCTTTTTCTATCAGGTCCATGGCTTTTTCAGCTCTGGCAAAGAGGCTTTCCCTTTTTTCCCGTGCTGCATCCTGCAGGGACTTGGAGGCATCGCTGTACATCACCACATTTCCATCCCTGTCGGTTTTGATATCCCTTTCGATGTTTCCTACTTCATGGTAGTGTACATTTATTTTTGGCAGCTGGTAACCTTCATCTGAATAGCCTAGGTCTGAAGGTTTTTCTAGAAAAATGGCCCACGATCTTACCCATACCCAAAACTCATCTTCTTTGTGTGCGTGGAGAGTGAGGTTTCCGGCTTTGCTCGAATCCCGCTTAAAAAATCTGGTAAGGGCCTGACCTCTGTCACATACACCTAGGAAGTGAGCATAATTGAGAATCTCTGTGTATTCATTAGGAGCAGGGGTGGCCGTTGCAATAAATCTGTGTTTGATTACATTGGTTTGGTTGATGATATAATCAGATGTTTTGGTATCCAGATTTCGGATAACGTCACCCTCATCAAAGGAGCATCCACCAAAAACAGCACAATCAAAAGCACCTTCTCTGATCCTATCATAATTGGAAAGGAATATCTGAGGACTGTCATACCCAGACTGAATCTGTGCACAATGATCTTTGTCTGTGGTATAATGCACCTCCAAACCTAAAATGTTATGGGCATCATATTTAAATTCTCCCACTACACCTAGGGGCAATCCTATCAAAAAAGGCTGTCCGGTGTGATTTGTCACAGCTTTGGCTATCTCTAGCTGCACAATAGTTTTACCTAATCCGAAACTTGAAAATATTGCTCTACATCCACCTTTCAATGCCCATCTAACTGTATCGGCCTGATGTGGAAAAGTATTTGGGTGAAAATCTGACCAATCAAATCCATTATTGGTCACCTCAAGTATTTTATTATTTATAAAATCGTTGTAATTCATTGTCAGTTGATTTTGATTAACTAATCTTCCTGCTGCCATTTATTTACAGGGCAGTGTATGCAGATTCTCTCATTCACATGCATTACATAGTCCATTGTGTCCCGCTCGATTAGTTCCACTTTGGAGATTTCCAAAGCGTGAGCAGATGAAATTTCAAGTAGGTACTGTAGAATGAGTGTATACGCCATGCTTCTTTTCCGACAAGGGGTTTGGAGTTTTTTAAATCTCCGCTTGCAGGTCTCTTTAAAGTGCCATTTGAATGCTTTGTAATCCATGGACCTATTATTTAGAGATTGAGAAAACTATCTTGGCACTAGTGGCATCTATTAATGATACTATTTGGAAGTTTGGCAGAATTGGTAAACTGGATGAATGACCAAAGAAACAAGTATCCAAAACGTGTATTTTGTAGGTAGGGAATTGAGTTTTTAAGTCGGCTATCTTTTCATTCCTCTCCTTATATAATAGTTCCACTTTTTCAGTCTGACTCATGGTAGGGCTAAAGCTGACAATGATCTCTTCCACTTTCTTGATTGAGGCTATTTTGTAGATGATATAGCCTATTAGCAAAAAGGTGATAGTAGCGGCGACTATCATTACAAGTGCAATATTGAATCCATTGGCATCATACATTAGCAGCCTCCTTTCTAGTGATTTTAAGATGATTTTTAAGTATAGTTTCGTTGTTAGGTCTTCCATTTTTGGAAAGAATCCTGTATTTGACTACCCAAACCCAAGGGTTAGCTTCAAATGAAGCTTCACCATTAATGAGGACCCAAAGGGAGTTGAAAGAACTGATCGGAGAATTAAAATTTGGTTCGTCTAGGTCTTGTCTCAAATAATTGAAATAACCTTTGTTGAAAATATTTTCAGATTGGATGTATCTCACACCCTCAGCAATAGCATCCTCTTTACTAATATCATGCACACGCTCCATTCCAATTTCTTCCACCATCAGCCATATTCTAGCTGCCGTTTTAGGCATGTGGATGGATGGTCTCCATATCCCTTTATTTTTTGGATGTGAAATGATACCCTCGCTCCAATTGGCTTTGTAGTCAAATTTGGTGATCTGGTGATCTGGTGATAGGAAGTGTCTCCAAGTTTCCCTTACCCATAGGAGGTCACCGGGCTTTCCGTATGGGGAATTGATTTTTTCAAAGAAAAGTACACTATCATCTTTATTGAACCGGGCAAATACATGAGTGTAGGTATTTCCTTTGGTTTCAATTCCATCATACCGCCAACATACACTGCATTCATTTATGTAATCTAGTTTCTTACCTCTTCTGGTTTGGGTTTTTCGCCCTTCCATATTGGCCCTTATTAATTCTCCCTGAAAAAGAATAGGTAGCTCGGTGATTATGTTACCATCAAGGATTATTTGATTTGGTTTTAGCTTACTCATTGGTCACCTCCTTATTTATAAGTACACCATACCTGTGAAGAAAAATTTCTTTGGCTATTTCTGAATCCATAGGAGTAAAAGCAGAATCTTTCTTTACTCTTAAATGGAAGTGTTCAAATTCTAACTGCCTTTTATCTTCAATTTTAACTTCTGGACT of the Cyclobacterium marinum DSM 745 genome contains:
- a CDS encoding DNA methyltransferase translates to MNYNDFINNKILEVTNNGFDWSDFHPNTFPHQADTVRWALKGGCRAIFSSFGLGKTIVQLEIAKAVTNHTGQPFLIGLPLGVVGEFKYDAHNILGLEVHYTTDKDHCAQIQSGYDSPQIFLSNYDRIREGAFDCAVFGGCSFDEGDVIRNLDTKTSDYIINQTNVIKHRFIATATPAPNEYTEILNYAHFLGVCDRGQALTRFFKRDSSKAGNLTLHAHKEDEFWVWVRSWAIFLEKPSDLGYSDEGYQLPKINVHYHEVGNIERDIKTDRDGNVVMYSDASKSLQDAAREKRESLFARAEKAMDLIEKEPKKHFIIWHDLENERKALEALMKGKNYKSVYGSQKNDIKEEYLNGFKNGEYQYLLTKPSIAGSGCNFQKHCADAIFLGIGWKFKDFIQAIHRIQRFRQYKAVNIHLIYTDAELKILKDLERKWKQHDEMCLRMTKLMRKYGLDHSGNIEILKRSTAIERKEYAGEDFKLIRNDAVVELAGRKSNSIQLFVSSFPFSDQYEYCELYQDFGHNNGNDEFFKQCDFLVPEMYRTLEPGRIAAIHVKNRIQFSYQNGVGFTSLIDFRGQVVRNFEKHGFFLLGEHYIVTDVVRENNQTYRLGWTENSKDGTKMGAGSPEYLLIFRKPPTDTSNAYADIPVTKSKEKYSRGRWQLDAHSLWRSNGHRMLNPDELRKYDLGKIGKWWKDYLRNSPYEFNEHVKLCEQLDGMGKLPSSFMAMAPWVHLQNDMVWDDVNRMKTLNASQALKKKEQHVCPLQFDIIDRTIERYSNPGELIYDPFGGIGSTVLRSVTLGRKGESTELHDLYWADSCQYLREFAYKRSVPTLFDVSA
- a CDS encoding primase-helicase family protein, which codes for MPTQEVENYFNERLRKLGVTDDVNTITTPVYKSIEGGYEKTAETKQKKAFESNEKGIQINYYLPNGNNITWKKGNNKWPQNFHRTRLAKEETYEKEGKTLTKKYHQDKGSPLVPYLTPGVIHKYVNQEQIETLVLIEGEIKAFKSYMVKSADEQMKAVEFIGLPGIHGFYAGDYNHKKEINEIIQQIILECRVRNIVMLLDADTLTLKWKEDKDLSVRTASFATAVKNFRNSLHLLLEDQSVDLSNVYFMHLKAKFNDEAKGIDDLLMQIPAKQKEIMDDLMSFHFAKTYFDGIILNDGQASTVDKHFGLLNKETFYTLYKEYIGSRPFIFKKIKYEWTGEELKYVKSAESDRFARIGINWVKRVVLPNHRGIPEERIEKWSVTEIKRDYPKYIAEQMVNRDIPRYDGFFSLPCWDQKEYKRTVYGCYNLMEPLHWDPKPGRVDVTLGFIKHLFQGEGKIWYDEQNKCYQEEAYKGDQFTVAMDYLTILHQHPTQKTFVPCLVSREQGTGKSTFLEWLCMVYTGNGTVLNNEQFKKNFNAHWASKFIIGLDEGFLDVDKKSERERLKQMVTAKEIFLELKGIDVKPIPYFGHLIICSNDADNLMKMEEEDTRWFVVKVKKSEVKDPNLDDKLKAEMPAWIDFLNKRKIFHKKVDRLWFDPKDFETEQQRKIAQTTKARLDAVVENFIKDIFLTYKIEELRISRRTLLKKLNNPDTSKYRIDEKDLKYWLEERKGMKYRPTARCKIPITITGYNDINEPIIAYEEETQRHYSFLPEVWLDEEEYREYKGRWQIDEDSKEPPQTGKFEEAEKLDNKQYQQEKIWTEKNDTAPF